A window from Theobroma cacao cultivar B97-61/B2 chromosome 3, Criollo_cocoa_genome_V2, whole genome shotgun sequence encodes these proteins:
- the LOC18606060 gene encoding uncharacterized protein LOC18606060 isoform X2: MQSVKEKISNMAGSAKEHMNIGKAKVEEDMEKAAARTAEEKRLATESKKAKEARAKMELQQDKVRHAKERLRSKQPQYLHGYGYDHAPPVSGTHGQQTVGSAAPVGGTNVPTYPLVGHPQPHGHKMG; the protein is encoded by the exons ATGCAGTCAGTGAAGGAGAAGATTAGCAACATGGCCGGTAGCGCCAAGGAACACATGAACATCGGCAAAGCTAAAGTTGAAGAGGAT ATGGAGAAAGCTGCGGCTAGGACAGCAGAAGAAAAGAGGTTGGCTACTGAGAGTAAGAAAGCCAAGGAAGCTCGAGCAAAGATGGAGCTGCAACAGGATAAGGTCAGGCACGCGAAGGAGAGATTGAGGTCTAAACAACCGCAATATCTCCATGGCTATGGCTACGACCATGCGCCACCAGTCTCAGGCACTCATGGACAACAGACTGTCGGAAGTGCAGCTCCAGTGGGTGGAACTAATGTTCCTACCTATCCTCTTGTAGGGCATCCCCAACCTCATGGCCATAAGATGGGTTAA
- the LOC18606060 gene encoding uncharacterized protein LOC18606060 isoform X1 translates to MQSVKEKISNMAGSAKEHMNIGKAKVEEDQMEKAAARTAEEKRLATESKKAKEARAKMELQQDKVRHAKERLRSKQPQYLHGYGYDHAPPVSGTHGQQTVGSAAPVGGTNVPTYPLVGHPQPHGHKMG, encoded by the exons ATGCAGTCAGTGAAGGAGAAGATTAGCAACATGGCCGGTAGCGCCAAGGAACACATGAACATCGGCAAAGCTAAAGTTGAAGAGGAT CAGATGGAGAAAGCTGCGGCTAGGACAGCAGAAGAAAAGAGGTTGGCTACTGAGAGTAAGAAAGCCAAGGAAGCTCGAGCAAAGATGGAGCTGCAACAGGATAAGGTCAGGCACGCGAAGGAGAGATTGAGGTCTAAACAACCGCAATATCTCCATGGCTATGGCTACGACCATGCGCCACCAGTCTCAGGCACTCATGGACAACAGACTGTCGGAAGTGCAGCTCCAGTGGGTGGAACTAATGTTCCTACCTATCCTCTTGTAGGGCATCCCCAACCTCATGGCCATAAGATGGGTTAA